The Sporosarcina luteola genome contains a region encoding:
- a CDS encoding DegV family protein: MRIFADSGSDLPKSFFDENDVTLIPLRVLIDEKEGDDVLEIDSKEVFDAIRNGKHPKTSQASPEKFHSTWKELAESGEDGLYIAFSSELSGTYNTGVMMKDQVKEGNPNMNLVLIDSRCASLGCGLLVKEAVRLRDAGDDVRTIERKIRDMAAHMEHLFTVEDLDYLAKGGRVSKASAFIGGLLNIKPLLHVEGGRLVPIEKHRGRKKVLRRMLELIEERGAELSKQTIAISHGDDESTALEMKALIEEKFQPKGVEVHMIGSAIGSHAGPGTIAIFFLNK, from the coding sequence ATGAGAATTTTTGCTGATAGTGGTTCAGATTTACCGAAATCATTTTTCGATGAAAACGATGTGACGCTCATTCCATTACGTGTCTTGATCGATGAAAAGGAAGGCGATGATGTCCTTGAAATTGATTCGAAGGAAGTATTTGACGCCATCCGCAATGGGAAACATCCGAAAACATCGCAAGCTTCCCCGGAAAAGTTCCATTCCACTTGGAAAGAGCTTGCAGAGTCCGGAGAAGATGGATTGTATATCGCTTTCTCGTCCGAGCTATCAGGAACGTATAACACTGGCGTGATGATGAAAGACCAAGTAAAAGAAGGTAATCCGAACATGAACCTCGTCCTCATCGATTCACGCTGTGCTTCACTTGGATGTGGACTTCTTGTAAAGGAAGCTGTGCGCTTGAGGGATGCGGGAGACGATGTCCGGACGATCGAACGTAAAATCCGTGACATGGCTGCCCATATGGAGCACCTATTCACAGTCGAGGACCTTGATTATTTGGCGAAAGGCGGACGTGTATCGAAGGCGAGCGCATTCATCGGCGGCCTCTTGAACATCAAACCTTTGCTTCATGTTGAAGGCGGAAGGCTTGTACCGATCGAAAAACATCGCGGCCGTAAAAAAGTTCTTCGCCGCATGCTCGAGCTGATCGAAGAACGCGGTGCCGAATTATCGAAGCAGACGATCGCCATCAGCCACGGGGATGACGAAAGCACAGCTTTGGAAATGAAAGCGCTCATTGAAGAGAAGTTCCAGCCGAAAGGTGTGGAAGTCCATA
- a CDS encoding Cof-type HAD-IIB family hydrolase gives MKPHLIVLDLDGTLLTDEKVISEKTAHTLKRAEEQGHQVMIATGRPYRASSMYYRQLGLKTPIVNFNGAFVHNPTDRSWKNVHETIPLPVVNDVVDALHDFRFHNIIAEVMDDVYLQYHDEKPLDILTFGDPVIKQGDIRQALQVEPTSLLIQADPKNVEPIRRHLAEVYAEAIDHRRWGAPWAVIEIVRHGLNKAVGISHVAKHLGIPQERIIAFGDEDNDLEMIDYAGVGVAMGNGIDRLKSIADEVTLTNNEDGIAEVLKERLLLSKQI, from the coding sequence ATGAAACCGCATTTGATTGTCCTCGACTTGGACGGGACATTGCTGACGGACGAGAAAGTAATCTCAGAAAAAACTGCACATACATTGAAACGGGCGGAAGAACAAGGGCATCAGGTGATGATTGCGACTGGCCGGCCGTATCGTGCTAGTTCGATGTACTATCGCCAGCTTGGATTGAAGACTCCGATCGTCAATTTCAATGGCGCATTCGTGCATAACCCAACTGACCGTTCTTGGAAAAATGTCCATGAAACGATTCCTCTCCCTGTCGTCAATGATGTCGTTGATGCACTGCATGATTTCCGTTTCCACAACATAATAGCGGAAGTGATGGACGATGTGTACTTGCAATATCACGATGAAAAGCCACTGGATATTCTCACCTTCGGAGATCCAGTCATCAAGCAAGGGGACATCCGACAGGCATTGCAAGTCGAGCCTACAAGTTTGCTTATTCAGGCGGATCCAAAAAATGTAGAACCAATCCGGAGACATTTGGCCGAGGTCTATGCCGAGGCAATCGACCATAGACGATGGGGCGCGCCATGGGCTGTCATTGAAATCGTGCGCCACGGGTTGAATAAGGCGGTCGGTATTTCACATGTCGCCAAACATCTTGGAATTCCGCAGGAACGAATTATTGCTTTCGGAGATGAAGACAATGACCTTGAAATGATTGATTACGCGGGCGTCGGCGTTGCGATGGGCAACGGGATCGACAGACTGAAATCCATTGCGGACGAAGTGACGTTGACGAATAATGAAGATGGCATTGCAGAAGTGTTGAAGGAACGATTGTTATTATCAAAACAAATATAA
- a CDS encoding metal-sulfur cluster assembly factor — translation MNDDMKGSLMGALENVIDPELGIDIVNLGLVYDAELDEEGTAKVTMTLTSMGCPMGPQIVSNIKQELMELPEVKDADVNIIWNPPWSRDKMSRYAKMALGVR, via the coding sequence ATGAATGATGATATGAAGGGCAGCTTGATGGGTGCTCTGGAAAACGTGATCGATCCCGAGCTCGGAATTGATATCGTCAATTTGGGGCTTGTTTATGATGCGGAGCTTGATGAAGAAGGCACTGCCAAAGTGACAATGACATTAACTTCAATGGGTTGTCCGATGGGGCCGCAAATCGTTTCCAACATCAAACAGGAACTGATGGAATTGCCTGAAGTGAAGGATGCGGACGTCAATATTATTTGGAACCCGCCATGGTCGAGGGATAAGATGTCGCGCTATGCGAAAATGGCGCTCGGCGTACGATAA
- a CDS encoding prolyl oligopeptidase family serine peptidase — MIVKEENWSNIPLLHIVDERHENSNIPTVIFLHGFTSAKEHNLHYAYNIAKNGFRVLLPDAHLHGSRDEGLDEVQLSLRFWEIVLTSIEEMDVLHKELQERGVSKIGMGGTSMGGITTLGCLTAYPWIDVATVMMGAPGYVELAKAQMSQFERRGFKLPITDEERKSLLNTLAIFDLTKQRKKLNNRPVYFWHGENDTTVPFEPTFNFYKAAKKDYVDAPEQFEFMADPTAGHAVSRMGMLRAADWFASYLNE; from the coding sequence ATGATTGTAAAAGAAGAAAATTGGAGCAATATACCATTATTACATATTGTGGATGAGCGACACGAAAATAGCAATATACCAACAGTTATCTTTTTGCACGGCTTCACAAGTGCCAAAGAGCATAATTTGCATTACGCATATAATATTGCAAAGAATGGATTTCGCGTCCTGTTGCCCGATGCCCATCTACATGGCTCGCGGGATGAAGGGTTGGATGAAGTCCAGTTGAGTCTTCGTTTTTGGGAGATCGTCCTGACGTCGATTGAGGAAATGGATGTCCTTCATAAGGAGTTGCAGGAGAGAGGCGTCTCGAAAATCGGCATGGGTGGGACGTCAATGGGCGGAATTACGACGCTCGGCTGCTTGACTGCTTATCCGTGGATCGATGTCGCGACAGTCATGATGGGTGCACCAGGATATGTCGAACTTGCAAAGGCGCAGATGTCACAGTTCGAACGGCGCGGCTTCAAATTGCCGATTACCGATGAAGAACGGAAATCTTTGCTTAATACACTCGCCATTTTTGATTTGACCAAACAAAGGAAAAAGCTCAATAATCGTCCCGTTTACTTTTGGCATGGAGAAAATGATACGACCGTCCCGTTTGAACCGACATTCAATTTCTATAAAGCAGCGAAGAAGGATTATGTGGATGCTCCTGAGCAATTTGAGTTCATGGCGGATCCGACGGCTGGCCACGCCGTTTCTAGAATGGGCATGCTGCGTGCCGCTGATTGGTTCGCATCTTATTTGAATGAATAG